From one Suicoccus acidiformans genomic stretch:
- a CDS encoding FAD-binding protein — protein sequence MDSVEILYNTKGESLIQSEDDEVQGVIVTNPDGSELILNAANGIILATGGFSKNMDLVLEYADSEKWRQLDKDTVSTNMNSIQGDGIEMGIEAGADLGDMDQMQFLYLGAPNTGILSGVYDVSAEIVIFVNQEGERFVAEDERRDVISLGVFDQTDAMMWLINSTDSLDEPENNLNIDGIPMQELLDIGAYGWVQDETLE from the coding sequence TTGGACAGTGTGGAGATTCTATATAACACTAAGGGGGAATCTCTTATCCAATCGGAAGATGATGAAGTTCAAGGAGTTATTGTTACCAATCCAGATGGTAGTGAATTAATACTGAATGCAGCGAATGGTATTATTCTAGCCACTGGAGGTTTCTCAAAGAATATGGATTTAGTTCTAGAATATGCGGATAGTGAGAAATGGCGACAGCTTGATAAAGATACCGTCTCTACAAATATGAATAGTATCCAAGGTGATGGAATTGAAATGGGTATCGAAGCTGGTGCTGATTTAGGAGATATGGATCAAATGCAATTCCTCTATCTAGGCGCACCAAATACTGGGATACTCTCAGGTGTATATGATGTTTCAGCAGAAATCGTTATCTTTGTCAATCAAGAAGGTGAACGCTTCGTAGCAGAGGATGAAAGACGTGATGTAATTTCCTTAGGTGTCTTTGATCAAACAGACGCTATGATGTGGCTGATAAATTCAACAGATTCATTAGATGAACCAGAAAACAATCTGAATATCGATGGTATTCCAATGCAGGAACTATTAGATATTGGTGCATATGGCTGGGTGCAAGATGAAACGCTTGAATAA
- a CDS encoding FAD-dependent oxidoreductase: MREALEEAGASEDIFADAVEPKDYETEKNVDVVIIGGGGAGLATAVSAGQAGANVIVIETNGIAEGNLVVSGGVYNSPDSVRQPEQDIKDSSELFAEQTLEGGDNIAGPELVII, from the coding sequence GTGCGTGAAGCGCTAGAAGAAGCAGGTGCTTCTGAAGATATATTTGCTGATGCAGTGGAACCGAAAGATTATGAAACAGAAAAGAATGTTGATGTCGTGATTATCGGAGGCGGTGGTGCAGGACTTGCCACAGCTGTTTCGGCAGGTCAAGCAGGCGCTAATGTAATCGTTATTGAAACAAATGGTATTGCTGAGGGGAACCTTGTCGTATCTGGTGGTGTTTATAATTCGCCTGATTCTGTTAGACAACCTGAGCAAGATATTAAAGATTCGTCTGAATTATTTGCAGAGCAAACCCTTGAAGGTGGAGATAATATCGCTGGCCCTGAGTTAGTAATTATTTAG
- a CDS encoding cupin domain-containing protein — MDKFQINTQVSHIVEGLLEQKGNYHQVSMGQSIIPPHTKLPETGYSEHAGDEYSIIINGQLFGESGGKPFEIQEGELSFIPKGEVHWCENRSDEPVTLFYIMVE; from the coding sequence ATGGACAAATTTCAAATCAATACCCAAGTCAGCCATATTGTTGAAGGCCTCCTCGAACAGAAAGGCAACTACCATCAAGTGAGCATGGGCCAATCCATCATACCACCTCATACAAAATTACCAGAAACAGGTTACTCAGAGCACGCTGGCGACGAATATTCGATCATTATTAATGGTCAACTCTTTGGTGAGTCAGGTGGAAAACCCTTTGAAATTCAAGAAGGAGAGTTAAGCTTTATTCCCAAAGGAGAAGTCCATTGGTGTGAAAATCGTTCTGATGAGCCAGTAACGTTGTTTTATATTATGGTGGAATAG
- a CDS encoding hydantoinase B/oxoprolinase family protein has product MSQQYHTDPFTLEIIKDALHSIGEEMFTSLARTSMSTIIYETLDYASGLTDREGNLLTQGNGITGFIGMLTFMVKETLAKFPGEQLKPGDLIIINDPYQGGGSHLSDVGLVLPIFYQNNLVGFSANKAHWSEVGGKDVGSFTNDSVDIYQEGLQFSCVKLFNEGEINEALVDIIRSNVRFPDQSLGDMWAQISALRLGEQRLLELYERYTPEVMEESVRYLLNHGETISRQELAKLPDGIYEAEEYIDTDGLGNGPFLVKVKITIDGEEITFDFTGSAGQAPGPINLTYSGLVAGVRAIFLSIATPDQEVNDGIFRPMHIIAKPKSIMSAERPVPVSNYFITMLEVINVIQKALADILPHRLGAGHYSAVCSLVLGGLHPETDQAFLLVEPTNGGWGASPNADGQSGQFCYGNGETYNVPVEVAETRYGVLVDEYSLRIDNDGAGAGEYIGGFGITRIYRALNDGQTASVTFGHHESKPWGVDGGHEGSSNDVYFEKKDGSIDGPYGMYPRYILNTDDRVILKTGTGGGYGFPTDRPVDQVIKDVRNGYYNADIAREIFGVNVETGQRI; this is encoded by the coding sequence ATGAGCCAACAATACCATACAGATCCATTTACATTGGAAATTATTAAAGATGCCCTGCATTCCATTGGCGAGGAAATGTTCACCTCTCTTGCTCGGACATCCATGTCGACAATTATCTATGAAACGCTAGATTATGCTAGTGGACTTACGGACCGCGAAGGAAATCTCTTGACTCAAGGCAATGGTATCACCGGCTTTATCGGAATGTTAACCTTCATGGTCAAAGAGACCTTAGCAAAATTCCCTGGTGAGCAACTGAAACCAGGCGACTTGATTATCATTAACGATCCCTATCAAGGCGGTGGCTCACACTTATCTGACGTTGGCCTAGTCCTACCTATCTTCTATCAGAATAATCTAGTTGGCTTCTCGGCTAATAAAGCTCATTGGTCTGAAGTTGGTGGTAAAGACGTAGGTTCCTTCACTAATGATTCTGTAGACATCTATCAAGAAGGCCTGCAATTCTCTTGCGTGAAACTCTTCAACGAAGGTGAGATTAATGAAGCATTAGTCGACATAATACGTTCCAACGTGCGCTTTCCTGATCAATCTCTCGGTGATATGTGGGCCCAAATATCGGCTTTACGCTTAGGTGAACAACGTCTCCTTGAACTCTACGAGCGTTACACCCCAGAAGTCATGGAAGAATCTGTACGCTATTTATTAAATCACGGGGAGACCATTTCTCGACAAGAATTGGCGAAATTACCTGATGGTATCTATGAAGCAGAAGAATACATTGATACGGATGGCTTAGGTAATGGCCCCTTCCTCGTCAAAGTCAAAATAACCATTGACGGTGAGGAAATAACCTTTGACTTCACCGGTTCAGCCGGGCAAGCACCTGGCCCAATCAATTTAACCTATTCCGGTCTGGTTGCTGGTGTTCGAGCCATCTTCCTGTCGATTGCGACACCGGATCAGGAAGTCAATGACGGTATCTTCCGACCGATGCATATCATTGCCAAACCTAAGTCCATAATGTCAGCCGAACGCCCAGTGCCAGTATCAAACTATTTCATTACCATGTTAGAAGTCATCAACGTTATCCAAAAAGCCTTAGCCGATATTCTACCACATCGCTTAGGCGCAGGTCACTATTCAGCCGTCTGTTCCTTAGTTTTGGGAGGTCTGCATCCTGAAACCGACCAAGCCTTCTTACTGGTTGAACCTACAAACGGCGGTTGGGGTGCAAGCCCCAATGCAGATGGTCAATCCGGCCAATTCTGTTACGGCAACGGCGAAACCTACAATGTGCCCGTAGAAGTTGCTGAAACACGTTACGGTGTCCTAGTTGATGAATACAGTTTGCGTATTGATAATGATGGGGCAGGCGCAGGGGAATATATTGGTGGTTTCGGTATCACTCGAATATATCGCGCCTTAAATGACGGTCAAACTGCCAGTGTAACTTTCGGACACCATGAATCTAAGCCATGGGGTGTGGATGGTGGACATGAAGGCTCTTCCAACGACGTATACTTCGAGAAGAAAGATGGAAGCATCGATGGTCCTTACGGTATGTATCCAAGGTATATTCTAAATACCGATGACCGAGTCATCCTCAAGACTGGGACAGGCGGCGGATACGGTTTTCCTACTGACCGTCCGGTAGACCAAGTAATCAAAGATGTTCGCAACGGCTACTACAATGCCGATATTGCTAGAGAAATCTTTGGAGTTAATGTTGAGACGGGCCAACGAATTTAG
- a CDS encoding hydantoinase/oxoprolinase family protein, producing the protein MKIATDIGGTFTDLAYIDEAGQIQYAKSATTPPNFEQGVMNVLRENDLSQAEVETFIHGTTVIINALTQRQGAKTGLLTTKGFRDVLEIARGNRPDLFNVQYQKPTPFIERYLRLEVEERMNYQGEVVQPLKRADVEEAVTYFKEEGVESIAVVYLHAYVNDTHEQETVQIIEELWPEVHVSASSDITKEWREYERTNTTALNAFVKPIASAYVNQLEKELDNNLTIHQKYIMQSNGGTTSFANAKSVPVNMVESGPVAGIYGAATLGKLIGEENIIAFDIGGTTAKCSLIESGEVKTSTDYYIERDDRHAGYPIKVPVVDIVEIGNGGGSIAWLDKAGTLKVGPQSAGADPGPVAYNQGGTEPTTTDANILTGRLATRHFNYDVDLAKVRQALDTQIAQPMGVSTDDAALGIIRIANSNMLNALKLVSVRKGYDPTDFTLLAFGGGGSMHAPALALELGVKRVVIPIASPVFSAWGMLMTDLRHDYIQTHIATFDTIDIAEVNQEWQRLEVNCRADFEAENFSLDKVSFHHAFDMRYAGQEHTVKVSLPDGELTQADITDIIQTFHAAHEKAYNFTLPGNPIEIVNYHLTGYGQVDKPEIAEIEVNSTLEDAFVEERSVLFEQKGWLQTKVYDRELLPVGDKLQGPVIVEEAAATTVVYPEQVVYRDKYGNLIIEKEA; encoded by the coding sequence ATGAAAATTGCAACAGATATTGGCGGTACATTTACTGATTTAGCTTATATTGATGAAGCAGGGCAGATACAGTATGCGAAATCAGCGACAACCCCACCGAATTTCGAGCAAGGGGTTATGAATGTGCTGCGGGAGAATGATTTATCGCAAGCAGAAGTTGAAACATTTATTCATGGGACGACGGTTATTATTAATGCTTTGACCCAAAGACAGGGTGCTAAGACAGGTTTATTGACGACGAAAGGTTTCCGCGATGTCTTAGAGATTGCACGGGGTAATCGTCCCGATTTATTTAATGTTCAGTATCAGAAACCAACGCCTTTCATTGAACGCTACTTGCGATTGGAAGTAGAAGAGCGGATGAATTACCAAGGCGAAGTAGTTCAACCGCTTAAGCGAGCTGATGTTGAAGAAGCGGTAACTTACTTCAAAGAAGAAGGCGTAGAATCAATTGCTGTCGTTTACTTACACGCCTATGTCAATGATACGCATGAGCAAGAAACGGTTCAAATCATTGAAGAATTGTGGCCTGAAGTTCACGTGTCCGCCTCTAGTGATATAACAAAGGAATGGCGAGAATACGAGCGCACCAATACAACGGCACTGAATGCCTTTGTCAAGCCCATTGCGTCGGCTTATGTCAATCAGCTTGAAAAGGAATTAGACAATAACTTAACCATCCATCAAAAATATATTATGCAGTCTAACGGTGGAACCACGTCTTTTGCGAATGCGAAAAGTGTGCCAGTAAATATGGTTGAATCTGGTCCGGTCGCTGGTATTTATGGGGCGGCTACCTTGGGTAAACTGATTGGCGAAGAGAATATTATCGCCTTTGACATTGGTGGAACAACCGCGAAATGTTCCCTCATAGAAAGCGGCGAAGTAAAGACTTCAACAGATTATTATATTGAACGGGATGACCGTCACGCAGGTTATCCAATTAAAGTACCAGTAGTTGATATTGTTGAGATAGGTAACGGTGGTGGTTCTATTGCTTGGTTGGATAAAGCAGGTACGTTAAAAGTAGGGCCACAGTCCGCGGGTGCTGATCCAGGACCTGTCGCTTACAACCAAGGGGGTACGGAACCCACAACAACCGATGCGAATATTCTAACTGGAAGGCTAGCGACTCGCCATTTCAATTACGATGTGGATTTAGCAAAAGTTCGCCAAGCACTGGATACACAGATTGCCCAGCCGATGGGTGTATCAACGGATGATGCGGCACTCGGAATTATTCGCATAGCGAATTCAAATATGCTCAATGCTTTGAAGCTAGTCTCCGTCCGCAAGGGCTATGATCCAACCGACTTTACACTGCTAGCCTTTGGTGGTGGTGGCTCAATGCATGCACCAGCTCTAGCCTTGGAACTTGGGGTTAAACGTGTCGTTATTCCAATCGCATCTCCAGTCTTTTCTGCTTGGGGAATGTTGATGACCGATTTACGCCATGACTACATTCAAACGCATATCGCAACCTTTGATACGATTGATATCGCTGAAGTAAACCAGGAATGGCAGCGACTTGAAGTAAATTGCCGGGCAGATTTTGAAGCAGAGAACTTTTCGTTAGACAAAGTGAGCTTCCACCATGCCTTCGACATGCGATACGCAGGGCAAGAACATACTGTGAAAGTGAGCTTGCCAGACGGTGAATTGACTCAAGCGGATATTACCGATATTATCCAGACTTTCCACGCTGCTCACGAGAAAGCTTATAACTTTACGCTTCCAGGAAATCCGATAGAAATTGTCAATTATCATCTAACTGGCTACGGCCAAGTGGATAAGCCGGAAATTGCTGAAATCGAGGTAAACTCAACGCTGGAAGATGCTTTTGTGGAAGAACGCTCTGTTCTTTTTGAACAAAAAGGTTGGCTGCAGACGAAAGTATATGACCGGGAGCTTTTACCTGTCGGTGATAAGCTTCAAGGTCCTGTGATTGTAGAAGAAGCAGCGGCGACGACCGTTGTCTATCCGGAACAAGTCGTCTACCGCGATAAATATGGCAACTTAATTATTGAGAAGGAGGCCTAA